DNA sequence from the Actinomycetes bacterium genome:
CCACTCCCCCAGCAGGTGGGCCTGGCCCACCGCCGACACTGCCTGCAGGGTACGGGTGTCACCCGGGCGGTCCTCGGCCTTCCAGCCGAGCGCGGGCAGGCCCGCTGCGATGGCACCGGAGGACACCACGATCGCTTCGTGGCCCGATGCGCGGATCGCAGCCACCTCGGATGCGAGGGCGGCGACGCTCGACGAGTCGATGCTCCCGTGTTCGTCGGTGAGGCTGGAGGTGCCCACCTTCACCACGACCTTCACTGCTTGCGCTCCCTTGCCGTTCGTCGCTGGTTTCCACCGAGGTCGGCCACGGGGTTGTCGTCGAACTCGAATGCGAAGTCGCCGATCACCACGGTGTCACCGTCGCGGGCACCGGCGCGCCGTAGTGCCCTGTTAACGCCGAGGGCATCCAGCCTGCGGCGGGCTTCCTCGAGCGCATCCGGGTCGTTGAGGTCGGACAGGGCCACCGCACGCCGTGCCTCGCGTCCGAGCACCTCCAGCGAACCGTCGGAGTGGCGCACGACGTCGACGCCCTCGGGAGTGGGCCGCAGGGTCACGAAACCTTCGTCGTCGGACTCCGTTTCGCGTTCCTCCTCGACGAGCTGGCGCAGGGACCCGATCAGCTCGGCGGTGCCCTGGCCCGTCACTGCCGATACGACCAGCGCCTGCGGATCCAGCTGTTCGAGTGAGGCGAGCGTTTCGGCGGTGGCCATGTCGGCGCGCGAGCCGATGACGAGCCGGGGGCGGGCCAGCAGCTCGGGGCGGTAGTCGCCGAGCTCGGTCAGTAGCACCTCGAGTTGCTCGGCCGGAGCTGCCTCTGCGAACTCCGCCAGGTCGAGCATCACCACCAGCACCCGCGAGCGCTCGATGTGGCGCAGGAACTGGTGACCGAGCCCTCTGCCCTCGGCGGCGCCCTCGATGAGGCCGGGGATGTCGGCGATCACCATCTCGAATCCGTCGTCGGTGCGCACCACTCCCAGGTTGGGCACCAGGGTGGTGAACGGGTAGTCCGCGATCTTCGGCTTGGCAGCCGACACCCGGGAGATGAGCGTGGACTTGCCCACGTTGGGGAACCCCACGAGGGCCACGTCCGCCAGCAGCTTCAGCTCGAGCACCATCCAGTGCTCCTCGCCCTCTTCGCCCTGCTCGGCGAAGCCAGGGGCGCGACGACGGTTGGAGAGGAACTTCGCGTTGCCCCGACCGCCGCGACCGCCCTCGGCGGCCAGCCAGCGGTCGCCCTCGCGGGTGAGGTCGGCAAGCGGCCGCCCCTCCTGGGTGCGCACCTGGGTGCCGATCGGCACCAACACCTCGATGTCGTCGCCCGCGTGGCCGTGGCGCTTCTTGCCCGACCCGTGCGTGCCGGATGTGGCCTTGCGGTGAGGATGGTCCCTGAATGCGATCAGCGAGGCAGTGTTGCGGTCGGCCACCAGCCACACGTCGCCACCGTCACCGCCATCTCCGCCGTCAGGACCACCCATGGGCGTGTGTGCCTCGCGCCTGAACGACACCGAGCCCGCGCCACCGTCACCGCCGCGCACATTCAGGCCACACTCGTCGACGAACTCTGACACGCGCACAGGATAGGGGCGCGCGACTGTCACACCCGATACCTATTCTCTCTTGTGTGGACGGGACCTTGTCGTGAACGAGAGAACAGAGCGTTGGGCTTCCACCATGGGTGGGCACTCCGGTGGGGAGTTCGCGGCCACTCCGCTGCGCCATGCCCATGAGGGTGGGGCCAACTCGCTTGCCGGCGCACCTTCAGGTCGGGAGCAGCGCGAGGAACGGGAGGCCGCGACCCTGGCGGCCGGTGCAACCCTTGCGGTGGGAGCAGGTAGACGCGCACGCGACGAGGAACCGGATCCGGACAGGACCTGCTTCGAGCGTGACCGTGACCGGATCCTGCATGCCAATGCGTTTCGGCGCCTGGCGGGGAAGACCCAGGTGTTCGTGTTCCCCGAGGACCACCAACGCACCCGGCTGACCCATGCGCTCGAGGTGGCCCAGGTGGCCACAGCAATCGCTGGTGCCGTCGGAGCCAACGTCACGCTCACCGAGGCGATCGCGCTGGGCCACGATTGCGGCCACGGCCCGGGTGGACACGCTTCCGAGGACGCGTTCTCGCCATATGTCGACGGCGGCTACGACCATGCGGTGTGGGGTGCCGAGGTGGTGCTGGAGCCACTGAACCTTTGCGCCGAGACCCTCGACGGCATTGCCAATCATTCCTGGTCACGGCCGCTGCCCTCCACACCGGAGGGCGAGATCGTGTCCTGGGCGGATCGCATTGCCTACGTGTGCCACGACATGGAAGACGCATCACATGTGGGCATCGTGAGCGACGACATGCTGCCCGAGGTGGTCCGCGAGCGGTGCGGCACGCGGCGCAGCCGACGTCTGGATGCGTTCATACGCGGCGTGGTCGATGCCATTCGAGACACCTCCACGGTGGGCATGGCCGAGCCGCTCGCCGAGGCGCTCGCCGCTTTCCGCGCCTTCAACTACGAGCACATCTACATGCGCCCGGCGTCGCTGAGGCAGTCGGAGTCGGTGATCCGGGTGCTGCGGGCACTCGTGGAGTACTACGCGGACCGACCCAACGTGCTGGGTGCGACCGGTGTGGAGCCAGGCAGCGACGAAGCCCTGCGCGAGGCAGTCACATGGGTCGGTGGCATGACAGACCGATATGCCTTCGCCGAAGCGAAGGCGCGGCTCGGGTGGCGCTCGGAGGACCTACCCGTCGGTGTCTGACTGGATGCTGACGACCTTGCGGTTGCGGCGAGTGCCGTAGCGCACGGTGCCATCAGCGAGCGCGAACAGCGTGTCGTCGCCACCCTTGCCGACGTTGTCGCCGGGGTGGATCCGGGTTCCGCGCTGGCGAACCAGGATCGACCCGGCGGTCACTGTGCCGCCGTCGTAGACCTTGACGCCGAGGCGCTGTGCGTTTGAGTCGCGCCCGTTGCGTGTTGAGCCGCCGCCCTTTGTCTTCGACATCTCGTTACCTCAGCCGGCGCTGATGCCGGTGATCTCGATGGTGGAGTACGCCTGGCGGTGACCCCACCGACGGCGCTGGTTCGACTTGTTCTTGTAGGTGAAGCCCTGGATCTTGCGGCCCCGACCCTCGTCGACGACCCGAGCCGAGACGGTTGCCTTGGCGGCATCGTCGCCTGCGATCACGTTGTCCCCGTCGACGAGCAGCACTGCGGGCAACTCGACTGTGGAATCGGGCTCACCGACGCGCTCGACGCGCAGACGCTGGCCCTGCTCCACTCGGTACTGCTTTCCACCGGTCTTCACGACTGCATACATAGCTTGACCATGCTACTTGTCGGACTTTCCCGTGAGCAAAGCATCCTCCACGACCAGCCCGCGACCCCCACAGTCCTCACAGCGGTGGGCAACGGTCTCGAGCAGTCCCTCACCGATGCGCTTGCGGGTCATTTCGACCAGCCCGAGCTCCGAAATCGGGAACACCTGGGTGCGGGTCTTGTCGCGGCGCAGTGCTTCTTTGAGCTTGCGAACGACCTGATCGCGGTTCTCGCGAACCTCCATGTCAACGAAGTCGACCACGATGATGCCACCGATGTCACGCAGGCGGAGCTGACGGGCGATCTCTTCGGCGGCCTCCAGGTTGTTGTGGAGCACGGTTTCCTCGAGGCTCGAGGAGCCCACGTTCTTGCCCGTGTTGACGTCGATGACCGTGAGGGCTTCGGTGGCCTCGATGATCAGCGAGCCACCGGAAGGAAGCCACACCTTGCGGTCGAGTGCCTTCGCCAGCTGTTCGGACACGTGGTAGCGCTCGAACATCGCAAGCGGGTCCGCGTTGTCATAGAGCTCGACCCGTTCCGCGAGTGCCGGAGCCACGGTCTCGGCGTAGGAGCGGATCTCCTCGAAGAGCTCGGGATCATCGATCATCACCGAGCGGAAGTCGGCGTTGAACTCCTCGCGGATCATCCTCACCGCCATCGGCGGCTCGCGGTAGATCAGCCGCGGCGAGTTCTGGCCCTGTGCGATCTTGTTGATCTCCTCCCACTGGGCGGCGAGGTGCCGCACGTCGCGCTGGATCTCCTCGGCGGTGACGCCCTCGGCGGCGGTGCGCACGATCAGGCCGTGCCCCTCGGGGCGGGCCTTGTCGAGGATCTTGCGCAGGCGTTTGCGTTCCTGGTCCGCAAGGCGCTTGGAGATGCCGATCGTGTTGGAGTTGGGCACAAACACCACGAATCGGCCCGGAATCGACACTTCCTGGGTGAGCCGGGCGCCCTTGTGGGCAATCGGGTTCTTGGTGACCTGGCACAGGATCGTCTGGCGGTCCTTGAGCACCTGCTCGATGCGGGGTTTCTCGCCCTTCTTGACGCCCTCGATCTCCGAGGGGTCCCAGGTGATGTCGGAGCGGTACAGGACCGCGTTCTTCGGCGTGGCGATGTCCACGAACGCCGCTTCCATGCCCGGAAGCACGTTCTCGACGCGACCCACGTAGATGTTGCCGTGGATCTGGGCGACGTCGTCGCTCGGGCGTGCCACGTAGACCTCGGCGAGTGACCGACCCTCGAGCACAGCTATGTACGTCACTCCGTCGGTGACGTGCACCATCATCTGGTAGCGGCCGAGCGCCTTGCCGTCCTTGTATGCGCCGCGGCGCTTGGCCAGCTGCTCCTCGTCGAGTTCGACCGCCTCGAGATCGTCGACCTTCACCGACACCGGAGCCGGTGCCTTGCGGCGACGCTTGCGGTTGCGACCGCCGCCCTGCCTGGTCTGGCCGTTCTGGTTGCTGTTCTGGCCGTTCTGGTTGCTGTTCTGCTTCTGGCCCTGCTTCTGGCCCTGGTTCTGATTGCCCTGGCTCTGATTGCCCTGGCCGGATCCGCCGCGCTTGCGCCGGCGGCGGTTGCGGGAACCGGAGCCGCCCTTGCCCTCGGGCTTGGCCCTGTCAGGATTGGACCCCTTGTCAGTGTTGGGCTTGTCAGTGTTGGGTGCCGGCCGGCTGTCGCCGATCTTCGGCTTGCGGGGCTCCGTCTGGGGAGTCTTGTTGCTGTTGTCTTCGGTCATTGTTGAGTCCTTTCGACGGCTGGGCGAGCCCGATTGGCTCGCGGCGCTCGCCGTCGCTGTAAATCCATTGGTGTGTCCGCCTCACGAGGAGCGGCTCGGTCACACCGAGCGTTTCCAGGAGTTCTGCGGGTCGGACGCTGCGAGGTTTGGTTCCGAGCTCTGCTCTGAGCACAGTTCGTGCCGAGCGACCCGGTGGGATCACCACCAGTTCGCGCAGAAGGGGGCGCAGGTCCTCGCGTATCTGCTTTCCCTTGCGGACGATCTCGATTCCGTATTCTTCGGCGGCGAGCAGATCCCCCACCCGTTGCGCCAGCACATCGGCCGCAGGCTCACCCGCGGCCAGGTGGATCTCCCACGTCGTGGACTCCACGGAGTCCTGCAACGAAGGTGATCCGGTCGGCACCGCGGATCCCGCGGTGATGTCCAGTCCCTTGGGCATGCATTCGGCGAGCGCCGATGCGATTGCCTCCGGGTTGCGGATCCCGACACGATCGGCGTCGAGCTCCACTTCGATGTATTCGCCGTCGGACTCATAGCCCGTGGAAAGGGCGAGCCCGTACTGCAGCTTCGGCCGGGGCGAGTAACCCTGGCTGTAGGCAACCGGTACCCCGGCGCGCCTGATGGCACGCTCGATGACCCGTGCGACGTCACGGTGTGACAGAAAGCGGATCTTTCCACCCACGCGGTAGCGGATCCGCACACGGTCGTTGGGCACGACACTCACCGCGCCGCTCCGATCTGCACCGGCACCGACACCGGCACGGCGTCCAGATCCTGGCCGGTGCCCTGGCTTCCACCGGCGGGCGGCACGGCCGAGGCGACGACATGCTCGACGCCGTAGCCGGTGCACGCGCCACAGTCGTAGCAGGGCGTCCAGCGGCAATCGGGCAGGCCCACTTCCTCGAGGGCGTCCTGCCAGTCCTGCCACAGGAAGTCCTTGTGCAGGCCGGCGTCGAGGTGGTCCCAGGGCAGCGGCTCGTCTTCGGTGCGGTGCCGGTGGGCGAACTGCTCCACGTCGAGACCATGGGCCCCCAGTGCCTCTGTCCAGGTGTCGAGTTCGAATCGCTCGGACCACTCCTGGAACGTGGCGCCGTTGCGCCAGGCATCTTCGATGACCGGGCCGAGCCGGCGGTCACCGCGGCTCAACACGCCTTCGATCACGCTGGCACGGGTGTCGTGCCACTTGAGCTGGACGTTGCGGTTCTTGCGCAGGGCGTCGCGCAGCAGGGACACCTTGCGATGCAACTCGACCTCGGTGTTCTGGCCGAACCACTGGAACGGCGTGAAAGGCTTCGGCACGAAGCCGCCGACGCTCACCGTCACCGAGGGGCTCTTGAGATGGCGACGCCCGATCTCGATGCAGTTCTCCGCCATGGCTGCGATTCCGAGGGTGTCCTCGTCGGTCTCGCTCGGCAGGCCGATGAGGAAGTAGAGCTTCACCCGGCGCCAACCCTGTGAGTAGGCGGCATCCACCGCCGAGTACAGGTCTTCCTCGCGGATCAGCTTGTTGATGACCTGCCGCATCCGCCAGGTGCCCGCCTCTGGTGCGAAGGTGAGCCCGGTTCGGCGGCCTTTCTGTATCTGGGCCGCGATGTCGACGCCGAAGGCATCGACCCGCAACGATGGAAGCGAGACCGAGATCCGGCCTTCGGTGTCGTTGGCCACCACCTCGCCCACCACGTCGGCAATGCCGGAGAAGTCGGCGGTGCTGAGCGAGGTGAGCGCGACTTCGTCGTAGCCGGTGCGCTCGATGCCGTCACGGACCATCTGGGAGACCTGCTCGGCGGGTCGCTCGCGCACCGGTCGCGTGATCATGCCCGCCTGGCAGAACCTGCATCCCCGGGTGCAGCCGCGGAAGACCTCGACGTTGAGCCGGTCGTGCACGACTTCGGTGACGGGCACCATCTGGCTGGCCGGGTACGGCCATTCCGCCAGGTCGGTGATCGTGCAGCGCGACACGACTTCGGGGGCCTCGGGCCACACCGGCTCCGTGGTGCCCGCCTCGGTGACCTCGTAGGCGGCCGGCACGTACACGCCCTCGATGCCGGCAAGGCTGCGCAGGAGGTCTTCGCGTGTACCGGAACCTGCCTTGTGGGCAGCCACGGCCTCGGTGATGTGGGCGACCACTTCCTCGCCGTCGCCCAGCACCGCTGCGTCGAGGAAGTCGGCCAGCGGTTCGGGGTTGTAGGTGCAGTGCCCACCCGCAATCACCAGCGGGTGCTCCGGACCGCGATCCGCGGCACGCACGGGCGCGCCTGCGAGGTCAACGCAGTTGAGCAGGTTGGTGTAGGTCAGCTCGGCGGACAGATTGAACGCCAATATGTCGAAGGCACCGGCCGGTCGGTGTGTGTCGACGCTGAACAGCGGCAGGCCTTCGGCGCGCAGCTGTTCCTCGAGGTCGACCCATGGGGCATAGGCCCGCTCGGCCACCGCGTCGGGCCGCTCGTTGATGATCTCGAAGAGGATCTGCAGACCCTGGTTGGGCTGGCCGATCTCATAGGTGTCGGGGTAGGTCAGCAGCCACGAGACCGCATCGGCTGACCATTCGGGCTCCACTACGCCCATTTCGCAGCCGATGTAGCGCGCGGGCCGCTGCACCCTGTGAAGGAGGGGTTCCAGCCGGTCGAAAATCGGCTCGGGCGGTCCAGCCATGATCGATCTACTCTACCGGTCGGGCGGGTTCTCAGGAGAACCGGTGCATGTGCACCGACTGGACCACGCCGACGGCGACGAAGCTGGCCATGATCGACGATCCGCCGTAGGAAACGAAAGGCAGAGGGATGCCGGTCACGGGCATGATCCCCAGCGTCATACCGATGTTCTCGAACATGTGGAACAGGAACATCGACAGGATCCCGACGCACAGCAGGGTTCCGAGCTTGTCCGGCGCCAGCTGCGCCGCCCGCCAGATCCGCCAGATGATCACACCGAGCAGGCCCACGAGCAGCGCCGAGCCGAGGAATCCGAACTCCTCGCCCACCACCGTGAATATGAAGTCCGACTCCTGCACGGGCACGAACCCGCCCCGCGTCTGGGGCCCGTCACCGAACCCGTACCCGGTCAGCCCGCCAGATGAGATCGCGGTCTGTGCCTGGGTGACGTTGTAGGACTGGCCGTCGGTGGACAGGAAGTCGCTCAGGCGGTCCTGCTGGTACTCATCGAGCATGCCGGAGCCGAGCAGCAGCGCCACGGCCGCCACACCCACAACGGCCAGGCCGGCCAGGTGGCGCATCTGTACGCCACCGACCACGAGCATCCCCAGTGCGATCGCAGCGAACACCAGCGCCGAGCCGAGGTCGGGCTGCAGGAGCAGGAGTCCGAGCGGAACCGACAGCAACCCGAGTGCCACACCGAGTCGCCGCAGGTCCACTCGGTCGACCGAGCCCAGGTAGGCACCGACGGCCAGGATCGTGGCGAGCTTGGCGAGCTCGGCCGGCTGGAACGACAGCGGGCCCAGGCGGTACCAGCCGGTGGTGCCGTTGATGGTCGCGCCGAGGGGTGTCAGCACCCCGAGCAGCGCCAGGATCGAGACGCCGTAGATGATCTGCCACCAGTCGGCGATCCGCCGATAGTCGATCAGCGATGCGGCGGCCATCAGCCCGAAGCCGACCACCACGAAGAAGACGTGACGGTAGATCAGCCCTGTGTTGTCCTCGGTGTAGCGCGTGGCACCGAACACCATCACCGCGCCCATGACCGTCACGACCGATACAGCGGCGAGGAGGATCCCGTCGATGTGGCGCCAGGGTGCCGTCAGGTCACGGGCTGAGAGGCTGGCGCCGGGTGTGCGGGTGGAGGAGCTCAGCATCAGCCGACCTCCTCGCCTGCCGCGACGGCAGCCGCCTCGGCGTTGTATTCCTCGCACTCCGTGCGCTCGGGTTCGGTCACCGGACAGGCCAGTGGCAGCTCACCGTTCGAGGCGGGCGCGAGCACCTCGAACGCCAGCGGAGCCGCATAGGTTCCACCGAACCCGGAGTTGGGCAGGATCACCGAGATCGAATGCGTGGGCGCCTGGTCGCCCACGGCCGGGCCCCAGCCTGCGAACACCGACGTGTCCTCCTGGCCGTTGACCTCGCCGGTGCCCGTCTTGCCGGCGAACGGCCACGCGGTGCGGTTGGCCTGCCATGCCTCAACAGCGGTGCCCTCGCCGCTCTGGGTGACCCCGAGCAGGCCTTCGAATATCTGGATGTATCGGTCGGGCGCAATCTCGACCCGGCCGGTTTCGACCGGTTCGATCGTGCGCACCACCTCGTAGTTGCCCTTCGACCCGGGGTCGACGGTGGGGTCGATCGCCCTCGTGGTCTGCAGGCCCACGTGCGGCTGCAGCACAGAGCCACCGTTGGCGATCGTCGAGTACACGCTGTTGAGCTGCAGCGGGGTCATCAGCACGTCGCCCTGACCAACCCCGGTGTTGAGGTTGTCGCCCACGAACCAGTCGCCGGTGAGAAACAGGTCGGGGTTGGCTTCGTAGGCCTCCTTGCGCCCTTGGGGGGTCGGCACGCGCCCGCCCGCCTCACCCGGCAAGTCGATGCCGGTGCGGGTTCCGAGCCCGAAGCCCTTCGCCGCGTCCTGGATCGGCGTCTCGCCGTAGGTGTCGCGACCGCGCCACAGCTGGTCGGAGATCCAGTAGTAGTAGACGTTGGAGGATACCGTGAGCGAGCGGGCCAGATTGACCCGCCCATTCGCGGCACCACCGGAGTTGCTGAACTCGCACTTGCCGCCCCTGCAGCCCTCGATCGTGTACACGCCGGCATCGGCGTAGCTGTCGTTGCCGGGGCGCAGGAACCCCGACTGGATCCCCGCCAGCGCGGTTATCGGCTTGAACGTTGAGCCCGGCGCATACTGGCCCTGGGTGGCCCAGTTGTTCAGTGGCAGCCCGGATGCCGGATCCTGGAACTGGTCCCACAACGCGGTGGGGATGCCGTTGACGATCAGCCGCAGGTCATATGTCGGGTAGCTGGCCATGGCCAGCACGCCGGCGGTCGTGGGATCGGTGACGACGACCGCCCCCTGGCGACCCGGCTGGTCAGGCGACGGATCACGCAGCCCCTCGAGGGTGTTGGCCAGCTCCGCCTCGGCGTGGGCCTGCAAGTCGATGTCGAGGGTCAGCCACAGGTCGTCACCTGCCTGCGGCGGCGTGTCCGACACCACGTCGAGCAACTCACCCTTGGCGTTCACCTCGATGGTGCGCTCGCCCGGAACGCCGCGCAGGTCGGCCTCGTAGGCGCGCTCCACGCCGGTCTTGCCGATGCTGTCACCGGCTTCATAGGGCTTGGGCTCGACCCCCGGCACGGTCGTGGTCGTCTCCGCCACTTCGTCCGAGCCCGGCACCTCGCCGCCGCGGGCCAACAGCTCCTCGTCGCTGATCTCGCCGACGTAGCCGATGATGTGGGCGGCCAGCGGGCCGTACGGGTACTCCCGGACCGTTCGCCTGTCCACCACCACGCCGGGGTAGTCCTGTGCACGCTCGGTGAGGAACTGCTCCACCTCCACCGACACGTCCTCGGCGACGGGCACCGGCTCCTGGGGCGAGTACCGCTTGTCCATGAAGCGCTCCCACACGTCGTCGGGTGTGGTGGCCACCCCCAGCGAGGACAGTGCGGAGGCGATCGCCTCGAAATCGGGTGACAGTCGCTCACGGATCTCGGGCAGGTCCGATTCCACGGAGTCGTCGAGGCCGCGGATC
Encoded proteins:
- the rpmA gene encoding 50S ribosomal protein L27, translated to MSKTKGGGSTRNGRDSNAQRLGVKVYDGGTVTAGSILVRQRGTRIHPGDNVGKGGDDTLFALADGTVRYGTRRNRKVVSIQSDTDG
- the obgE gene encoding GTPase ObgE, encoding MSEFVDECGLNVRGGDGGAGSVSFRREAHTPMGGPDGGDGGDGGDVWLVADRNTASLIAFRDHPHRKATSGTHGSGKKRHGHAGDDIEVLVPIGTQVRTQEGRPLADLTREGDRWLAAEGGRGGRGNAKFLSNRRRAPGFAEQGEEGEEHWMVLELKLLADVALVGFPNVGKSTLISRVSAAKPKIADYPFTTLVPNLGVVRTDDGFEMVIADIPGLIEGAAEGRGLGHQFLRHIERSRVLVVMLDLAEFAEAAPAEQLEVLLTELGDYRPELLARPRLVIGSRADMATAETLASLEQLDPQALVVSAVTGQGTAELIGSLRQLVEEERETESDDEGFVTLRPTPEGVDVVRHSDGSLEVLGREARRAVALSDLNDPDALEEARRRLDALGVNRALRRAGARDGDTVVIGDFAFEFDDNPVADLGGNQRRTARERKQ
- the rplU gene encoding 50S ribosomal protein L21; the encoded protein is MYAVVKTGGKQYRVEQGQRLRVERVGEPDSTVELPAVLLVDGDNVIAGDDAAKATVSARVVDEGRGRKIQGFTYKNKSNQRRRWGHRQAYSTIEITGISAG
- a CDS encoding TIGR03960 family B12-binding radical SAM protein: MAGPPEPIFDRLEPLLHRVQRPARYIGCEMGVVEPEWSADAVSWLLTYPDTYEIGQPNQGLQILFEIINERPDAVAERAYAPWVDLEEQLRAEGLPLFSVDTHRPAGAFDILAFNLSAELTYTNLLNCVDLAGAPVRAADRGPEHPLVIAGGHCTYNPEPLADFLDAAVLGDGEEVVAHITEAVAAHKAGSGTREDLLRSLAGIEGVYVPAAYEVTEAGTTEPVWPEAPEVVSRCTITDLAEWPYPASQMVPVTEVVHDRLNVEVFRGCTRGCRFCQAGMITRPVRERPAEQVSQMVRDGIERTGYDEVALTSLSTADFSGIADVVGEVVANDTEGRISVSLPSLRVDAFGVDIAAQIQKGRRTGLTFAPEAGTWRMRQVINKLIREEDLYSAVDAAYSQGWRRVKLYFLIGLPSETDEDTLGIAAMAENCIEIGRRHLKSPSVTVSVGGFVPKPFTPFQWFGQNTEVELHRKVSLLRDALRKNRNVQLKWHDTRASVIEGVLSRGDRRLGPVIEDAWRNGATFQEWSERFELDTWTEALGAHGLDVEQFAHRHRTEDEPLPWDHLDAGLHKDFLWQDWQDALEEVGLPDCRWTPCYDCGACTGYGVEHVVASAVPPAGGSQGTGQDLDAVPVSVPVQIGAAR
- a CDS encoding HD domain-containing protein, whose product is MGGHSGGEFAATPLRHAHEGGANSLAGAPSGREQREEREAATLAAGATLAVGAGRRARDEEPDPDRTCFERDRDRILHANAFRRLAGKTQVFVFPEDHQRTRLTHALEVAQVATAIAGAVGANVTLTEAIALGHDCGHGPGGHASEDAFSPYVDGGYDHAVWGAEVVLEPLNLCAETLDGIANHSWSRPLPSTPEGEIVSWADRIAYVCHDMEDASHVGIVSDDMLPEVVRERCGTRRSRRLDAFIRGVVDAIRDTSTVGMAEPLAEALAAFRAFNYEHIYMRPASLRQSESVIRVLRALVEYYADRPNVLGATGVEPGSDEALREAVTWVGGMTDRYAFAEAKARLGWRSEDLPVGV
- a CDS encoding DUF2344 domain-containing protein — protein: MSVVPNDRVRIRYRVGGKIRFLSHRDVARVIERAIRRAGVPVAYSQGYSPRPKLQYGLALSTGYESDGEYIEVELDADRVGIRNPEAIASALAECMPKGLDITAGSAVPTGSPSLQDSVESTTWEIHLAAGEPAADVLAQRVGDLLAAEEYGIEIVRKGKQIREDLRPLLRELVVIPPGRSARTVLRAELGTKPRSVRPAELLETLGVTEPLLVRRTHQWIYSDGERREPIGLAQPSKGLNNDRRQQQQDSPDGAPQAEDRRQPAGTQH
- a CDS encoding rod shape-determining protein RodA, whose amino-acid sequence is MLSSSTRTPGASLSARDLTAPWRHIDGILLAAVSVVTVMGAVMVFGATRYTEDNTGLIYRHVFFVVVGFGLMAAASLIDYRRIADWWQIIYGVSILALLGVLTPLGATINGTTGWYRLGPLSFQPAELAKLATILAVGAYLGSVDRVDLRRLGVALGLLSVPLGLLLLQPDLGSALVFAAIALGMLVVGGVQMRHLAGLAVVGVAAVALLLGSGMLDEYQQDRLSDFLSTDGQSYNVTQAQTAISSGGLTGYGFGDGPQTRGGFVPVQESDFIFTVVGEEFGFLGSALLVGLLGVIIWRIWRAAQLAPDKLGTLLCVGILSMFLFHMFENIGMTLGIMPVTGIPLPFVSYGGSSIMASFVAVGVVQSVHMHRFS
- a CDS encoding Rne/Rng family ribonuclease — translated: MTEDNSNKTPQTEPRKPKIGDSRPAPNTDKPNTDKGSNPDRAKPEGKGGSGSRNRRRRKRGGSGQGNQSQGNQNQGQKQGQKQNSNQNGQNSNQNGQTRQGGGRNRKRRRKAPAPVSVKVDDLEAVELDEEQLAKRRGAYKDGKALGRYQMMVHVTDGVTYIAVLEGRSLAEVYVARPSDDVAQIHGNIYVGRVENVLPGMEAAFVDIATPKNAVLYRSDITWDPSEIEGVKKGEKPRIEQVLKDRQTILCQVTKNPIAHKGARLTQEVSIPGRFVVFVPNSNTIGISKRLADQERKRLRKILDKARPEGHGLIVRTAAEGVTAEEIQRDVRHLAAQWEEINKIAQGQNSPRLIYREPPMAVRMIREEFNADFRSVMIDDPELFEEIRSYAETVAPALAERVELYDNADPLAMFERYHVSEQLAKALDRKVWLPSGGSLIIEATEALTVIDVNTGKNVGSSSLEETVLHNNLEAAEEIARQLRLRDIGGIIVVDFVDMEVRENRDQVVRKLKEALRRDKTRTQVFPISELGLVEMTRKRIGEGLLETVAHRCEDCGGRGLVVEDALLTGKSDK